The following coding sequences lie in one Alicyclobacillus curvatus genomic window:
- a CDS encoding helix-turn-helix domain-containing protein, whose translation MNSSSKHKELADFLKTRRLRLTPDAAGLSTPSTKRRIQGLRREEIAALSGVSLAWYTYLEQGRPIRVSEQVLESLARTLKLDGDERNYLFSMASQFLDREPTQIGEVTISPSLQWILDELKHSPAYIVASHWEIVAWNRMACEVFGDYSEMDTLQRNLIWRMFMDLHHRNLFVDWESTAKRLLAQFRRYYGENADNPWYNGMVNTLKEESAEFREWWQQHEVFGISEGKKTLRHPTAGLLAFEYNGFPVAGNPDLILTVFTPDAGTDTKAKLGRLIGE comes from the coding sequence TTGAACTCATCGAGCAAACATAAAGAACTCGCCGATTTCCTGAAAACACGACGTTTGCGTCTGACGCCTGATGCGGCTGGGTTGTCGACTCCGTCCACCAAGAGGCGTATCCAAGGGTTGCGCAGGGAGGAGATTGCAGCCTTGTCTGGTGTCTCTCTGGCGTGGTACACGTACTTAGAACAGGGTCGCCCCATCCGCGTGTCCGAGCAAGTTTTGGAGAGTTTGGCACGGACATTGAAACTTGATGGCGATGAACGCAACTACCTATTCTCTATGGCAAGCCAATTCTTGGATAGAGAACCGACGCAAATCGGGGAAGTAACCATCTCGCCGTCGCTGCAGTGGATTCTCGACGAACTGAAGCATAGTCCTGCTTACATAGTCGCTAGCCATTGGGAGATTGTTGCATGGAACAGAATGGCCTGTGAGGTTTTCGGTGACTATTCAGAAATGGATACTTTGCAGAGAAACCTGATTTGGAGAATGTTCATGGACCTTCATCACCGCAACTTGTTTGTGGATTGGGAATCCACTGCAAAGCGGCTTTTGGCGCAGTTCAGGAGGTACTACGGGGAGAATGCGGATAATCCCTGGTACAACGGGATGGTGAACACCCTCAAAGAAGAGAGCGCAGAATTTAGGGAGTGGTGGCAACAGCATGAAGTGTTTGGTATCTCAGAAGGAAAGAAAACACTTCGCCATCCAACCGCCGGATTGTTGGCTTTCGAATACAATGGTTTCCCGGTTGCAGGGAATCCGGATCTAATTCTTACCGTGTTTACACCCGATGCAGGGACGGATACGAAGGCGAAGCTCGGACGCTTAATTGGAGAATAA
- a CDS encoding YafY family transcriptional regulator: MNRLERMFGILLQLYGGKAVTASYLGMRFEVSSRTIYRDVELLSELGVPIYAERGRIGGFKLMDGYYLPPLMFTKGEAVSLLLGLTLLGNLKIKPFSADIELARKKLLASVPGPIKAALQHSEKVIGFESQPRDAFHPEPDVTTLDGPHESHSDSRETETVNTYLQAIFESAAVRMRYRSPYRNQTEEFYVHPLGLFYDRHHWYLVGQNVRAGTRVWRSDRVIEMEEHRVPSTDRPEFDVRQFLDRKWLNSAMNQWQERAPVKIRVTPEQAEKLMQDWYYAHAKYDQMDDGTVVITYGEDNVSLAMELLRWLGPGAELLEPREWRQIAYDELKSMLNVYEEP, translated from the coding sequence ATGAACCGCTTGGAACGCATGTTTGGAATTCTCCTGCAACTGTATGGTGGAAAGGCCGTAACCGCGTCCTATCTGGGCATGCGGTTTGAAGTTTCAAGTCGGACCATTTACCGTGACGTGGAATTGTTAAGCGAACTCGGAGTCCCGATATATGCCGAGCGAGGTCGCATCGGCGGGTTCAAACTAATGGACGGGTACTATCTACCGCCTTTGATGTTCACGAAGGGGGAAGCGGTCTCTCTCCTTCTCGGACTGACGCTGCTCGGAAATCTAAAAATCAAGCCTTTCTCCGCCGACATCGAACTCGCGCGAAAGAAGTTGCTGGCTTCCGTGCCGGGTCCCATCAAGGCCGCTCTCCAACATTCCGAAAAGGTCATTGGTTTCGAGTCCCAGCCAAGAGACGCATTTCATCCGGAACCGGATGTGACAACGTTAGATGGGCCCCACGAGAGCCATTCTGACTCTCGTGAAACCGAAACGGTGAATACCTATCTGCAAGCCATTTTCGAATCTGCTGCGGTTCGCATGCGGTATCGTTCCCCCTACCGGAATCAGACGGAGGAGTTTTATGTGCATCCGCTGGGCCTTTTTTACGACCGTCATCACTGGTACCTCGTCGGACAAAACGTCCGTGCAGGGACTCGTGTCTGGCGGTCGGATAGGGTCATCGAGATGGAAGAACACCGTGTCCCCAGCACCGACCGTCCGGAATTTGATGTTCGACAATTTTTAGACCGCAAGTGGTTGAACTCTGCCATGAATCAGTGGCAAGAACGAGCACCAGTGAAAATTCGCGTGACGCCTGAACAGGCAGAAAAGCTGATGCAAGACTGGTATTACGCACATGCGAAGTACGACCAGATGGACGACGGAACTGTGGTGATAACTTACGGCGAGGACAACGTTTCCCTTGCCATGGAATTGCTCCGTTGGCTGGGGCCAGGCGCCGAATTGCTTGAACCACGGGAATGGCGACAGATTGCCTACGATGAACTGAAGAGCATGCTGAACGTCTATGAAGAGCCATAA
- a CDS encoding sulfite exporter TauE/SafE family protein, translating to MSILLILAALFVVFLGALTRTTFGFGEAVVSMPLLTLLPINLHTSVSLMGLVGLTVALLTVTTGWRDIHYRALIPLVAAALVGIPVGLMMVTVVPTKVLTGLLGVALVTYGVYSFTRDVFISTETRDKFYHPLWALLFGFASGTFGSAYNFNGVPVAVYGSLRGWHPKRFRSTMQAYFLLSGTLIAAGQGMSGMWTVNMLTLYLLSLPIVIAAIIVGTKLHRRIPTSRFQRYVFLLIAILGAVLFVKSIV from the coding sequence ATGTCGATACTGCTGATTCTTGCTGCACTTTTCGTGGTCTTCCTCGGTGCGCTGACCCGAACCACGTTTGGCTTCGGTGAAGCTGTCGTCAGCATGCCGCTGCTGACCTTACTCCCCATCAATTTGCACACCTCGGTTTCATTGATGGGGCTTGTTGGGCTTACCGTGGCATTGCTTACTGTGACAACTGGGTGGCGGGATATCCATTATCGGGCACTGATTCCACTCGTTGCGGCGGCACTTGTTGGAATTCCTGTCGGATTAATGATGGTCACTGTTGTCCCAACAAAAGTATTGACAGGTTTACTTGGGGTCGCCTTGGTTACTTATGGAGTTTACTCATTCACTCGGGATGTGTTCATTTCCACGGAAACACGAGATAAGTTCTATCACCCTCTGTGGGCCCTGTTATTTGGTTTTGCCTCTGGTACGTTTGGTAGTGCTTACAATTTCAACGGTGTACCAGTTGCAGTTTACGGTTCGCTGCGCGGTTGGCATCCGAAGCGCTTCCGCAGCACCATGCAAGCCTATTTTCTCCTCTCTGGTACACTCATTGCTGCCGGCCAGGGAATGAGCGGCATGTGGACTGTCAATATGTTGACGCTGTATCTTTTATCTCTGCCGATTGTCATTGCTGCCATCATTGTCGGTACGAAGTTACATCGGCGCATCCCGACCTCCAGGTTTCAGCGCTATGTCTTTCTCCTCATTGCAATCCTCGGAGCCGTACTCTTTGTGAAATCCATAGTTTAA
- a CDS encoding isocitrate lyase/phosphoenolpyruvate mutase family protein, producing the protein MRNVGLGGLELEQREKARLFREMHYAPQPLCLPNAWDVITARIFASVGFPAIATTSAGIAATLGYPDGEKISCAEMLAVVRRIANSVNIPVTADIESGYGTTLRETVDNVEQFIESGIVGINIEDSIRGVSGRQEDPLLQAEKIAAIRELAVRLDIPLVINARVDTLQSGVTDIEERLHETFYRADVYRAAGADCIYVFGEHEHGLIGRLVRGISGPLNILVGRDTPSIRELADLGVARVSLGPGVMRASMGLVKRVADELIHEGTYEYLRNATMSYHEMFGYLGPARQV; encoded by the coding sequence ATGAGGAACGTAGGCCTCGGAGGTTTGGAACTGGAGCAAAGGGAGAAAGCCCGTTTGTTTCGTGAGATGCACTACGCTCCCCAACCCTTGTGTCTGCCGAACGCTTGGGATGTCATTACGGCACGCATCTTCGCGTCGGTTGGTTTTCCAGCGATTGCAACCACGAGTGCAGGAATTGCTGCTACCTTGGGATATCCGGATGGTGAGAAGATATCATGTGCAGAGATGTTGGCCGTTGTCCGACGGATTGCCAATAGCGTAAACATCCCGGTTACAGCTGACATTGAATCTGGGTATGGAACCACGCTCCGTGAAACCGTCGACAATGTTGAGCAGTTTATCGAGTCGGGTATTGTGGGCATTAACATCGAGGATAGTATTCGCGGAGTGAGCGGACGTCAGGAAGACCCTCTACTTCAGGCAGAAAAGATTGCTGCAATTCGGGAACTTGCAGTCCGTTTGGACATCCCCCTTGTCATCAATGCCCGAGTTGATACCTTGCAGAGTGGAGTCACTGACATTGAGGAGCGACTGCACGAGACGTTTTACCGAGCAGACGTCTATCGGGCGGCGGGTGCCGATTGTATTTACGTGTTCGGTGAACACGAACACGGTCTTATTGGCAGGCTCGTGCGAGGGATTTCGGGACCACTGAACATTCTTGTAGGTCGCGACACACCGTCTATACGTGAACTTGCCGACTTAGGTGTAGCACGAGTGAGCCTCGGGCCTGGCGTCATGCGCGCGAGCATGGGTCTCGTCAAGCGCGTTGCAGATGAGTTGATTCACGAGGGAACCTATGAATACCTGAGAAATGCTACAATGTCCTATCACGAGATGTTTGGTTACTTGGGTCCAGCGCGCCAAGTGTGA
- a CDS encoding MmcQ/YjbR family DNA-binding protein, producing the protein MNHDRLLELGLNFAGTIVKYPFRFDLPVLYVKGKMFALLGRHGEFESVNLKASPEEAGLQRQAYPGSVLPGYHMNKEHWNTVVLDGTIPDDVIVEMFIDSYQRVIAKMPKKDRVGLE; encoded by the coding sequence TTGAATCACGACCGGTTGCTTGAACTTGGACTGAACTTTGCCGGGACGATTGTAAAATACCCTTTTCGGTTTGATTTGCCCGTATTGTACGTGAAAGGGAAAATGTTCGCATTGCTTGGAAGGCATGGTGAGTTCGAAAGTGTGAACCTAAAGGCCTCTCCTGAAGAAGCGGGTCTGCAGCGCCAGGCGTATCCAGGGTCGGTCCTCCCTGGCTATCACATGAACAAGGAACACTGGAATACTGTAGTCCTCGATGGGACGATTCCCGACGATGTCATTGTGGAGATGTTTATTGACTCCTATCAACGCGTGATTGCAAAGATGCCAAAGAAAGACAGGGTTGGACTCGAATAA
- a CDS encoding YrdB family protein yields MALLKQAVNAAFFLIELAALASLAYWGFTVGDNLYTRVLLGIGSPVLAAIFWGTFIAPRASRRVSVPFRVVLQALVFGLAFIALRSAGQTRLATAYLSTVILVLLLTYGVFRERK; encoded by the coding sequence ATGGCCCTGTTGAAACAAGCCGTGAATGCCGCCTTCTTCCTAATCGAACTGGCGGCTTTAGCTTCACTTGCCTACTGGGGGTTTACAGTTGGGGACAATTTGTACACCCGCGTTTTGTTAGGCATCGGTTCGCCCGTGCTGGCGGCCATTTTCTGGGGAACATTTATCGCCCCGAGAGCCTCCCGTCGCGTCTCCGTTCCCTTCCGTGTCGTACTCCAGGCCTTGGTGTTTGGCTTGGCTTTCATCGCGCTGCGAAGCGCGGGACAGACTCGTCTGGCGACGGCGTACCTGTCCACTGTTATCCTCGTCCTTCTGCTTACTTATGGCGTTTTTCGGGAGCGCAAGTAG
- a CDS encoding YafY family transcriptional regulator, whose translation MPKSQRLLELMLVVNRRRRFTAKELAEEFSVSTRTIMRDLQKLSELGVPLYSEVGPHGGYRILSDRMLPPISFTEDEAIALFFAAHALRHFVTLPFDVEFSSVLNKFYFYTPEDVRRRIDEMQHRVEFMTPVRHVDAPSLSVLLRAAVEQMVVRIDYTSRMEISTREIQPIGIYARNGFWYCPAYCFLRHDFRVFRCDRITSAAFTTSKPLDLQHINLENRKSFRHIGQPVVDFYAELSAEGVERCETELWPASVNLHVRQNRTGWLDGTIPQEDIAFYAQVFVALGQEAMVARPQELIQSIRKTLSDIADQYR comes from the coding sequence ATGCCGAAATCACAACGTCTGCTAGAACTGATGTTGGTCGTCAACCGAAGGCGAAGATTCACGGCAAAAGAACTAGCAGAAGAGTTTTCCGTTTCGACGCGAACCATCATGCGTGATCTCCAGAAATTGAGCGAACTCGGCGTTCCTTTGTACTCTGAAGTTGGCCCTCACGGCGGCTACCGTATATTAAGCGATAGAATGCTGCCTCCCATTTCATTTACAGAAGACGAAGCCATTGCGCTCTTTTTTGCTGCACACGCCCTGCGACATTTTGTGACGCTTCCGTTTGACGTGGAATTTTCGTCGGTGTTGAACAAGTTCTACTTCTATACGCCGGAGGACGTACGACGTCGCATCGATGAAATGCAGCACCGAGTAGAGTTTATGACACCGGTTCGACACGTTGACGCGCCGTCCTTGTCTGTATTACTTCGAGCAGCTGTTGAACAGATGGTCGTCCGAATTGACTACACTTCTCGTATGGAAATCTCAACACGGGAGATTCAACCAATTGGAATTTATGCGCGAAACGGATTTTGGTATTGTCCCGCATATTGCTTTCTCCGTCATGATTTTCGTGTGTTTCGGTGCGACCGAATCACATCGGCCGCTTTTACAACATCAAAACCGCTGGATCTACAGCACATCAACTTAGAAAACAGAAAATCCTTTCGTCATATCGGGCAGCCAGTGGTTGATTTTTACGCTGAACTAAGTGCAGAAGGTGTAGAGAGGTGTGAAACGGAGTTGTGGCCTGCATCCGTAAATCTTCATGTACGTCAAAACAGAACGGGGTGGCTCGACGGCACCATCCCACAAGAGGACATCGCGTTCTATGCGCAGGTTTTCGTTGCGTTAGGCCAAGAGGCGATGGTCGCAAGACCACAGGAGTTGATTCAGTCCATACGAAAGACCCTGTCGGACATTGCGGATCAATATCGTTAG
- a CDS encoding zinc-binding alcohol dehydrogenase family protein, with product MKAAVLSQSGHPLEVREVPDPKLYPSSVRVRVLATHVLSFTDLVFGGQLPFPTPTPYIPGLCAIGRVEEVADDVFDVHVGQKVFCSPLITARNNAETPERILKGWIGMTPNCEGLLTQWKDGTFAEQAVFPLECITPIDNLGDYDDAQLAHMYYLSIAYGAFLRGEFAPGQSILITGATGNLGTASALVALAMGASTVYVAGRNASVIQALTNLHPQRVIGVTLPEDTDAYSSTLAHAVGPVDMFLDAVGITEDSSLVTAGISLLKQGGTAVFLGGVVSDVPLSYLLTLVKELTIKGSSMYPQDAPAHIARMIEAGLLNLRVFQPKTYPLSLINEAITTASNCKGLDYCILQPQSSLERI from the coding sequence ATGAAGGCAGCGGTTTTGAGTCAGTCAGGGCATCCCCTTGAGGTCCGAGAAGTCCCGGATCCTAAGCTGTATCCATCAAGCGTTCGAGTTCGAGTTTTGGCAACACATGTCCTATCGTTTACAGACCTTGTGTTCGGAGGGCAATTACCGTTTCCAACGCCAACCCCGTATATACCGGGTTTGTGCGCTATTGGCAGGGTGGAGGAAGTGGCGGATGATGTGTTCGATGTACACGTGGGCCAGAAGGTATTTTGCAGTCCGCTGATTACCGCTCGAAACAACGCTGAAACACCGGAACGCATACTTAAGGGCTGGATAGGGATGACCCCGAATTGCGAGGGCCTCCTGACACAGTGGAAAGACGGGACATTTGCGGAACAGGCTGTGTTTCCGCTCGAATGCATCACTCCGATTGACAATCTTGGTGACTACGACGATGCCCAGTTGGCCCACATGTATTACTTATCCATCGCCTACGGCGCTTTCCTGCGAGGGGAATTCGCGCCAGGACAATCCATTCTCATCACCGGAGCGACGGGCAATTTAGGTACGGCGTCTGCCTTAGTGGCTCTAGCCATGGGCGCGTCGACAGTCTATGTTGCCGGTCGAAACGCGTCCGTGATTCAAGCACTGACAAACCTACATCCCCAGCGTGTTATCGGCGTTACACTTCCAGAAGACACCGATGCCTATTCATCTACCTTGGCTCACGCTGTTGGACCCGTAGACATGTTCCTCGACGCCGTCGGCATAACAGAAGATTCATCGCTCGTGACAGCCGGAATTTCGCTGCTGAAACAAGGTGGAACGGCGGTCTTTCTCGGTGGGGTAGTATCAGATGTCCCGTTGTCCTACTTACTCACCCTCGTTAAGGAACTCACCATCAAAGGCTCATCCATGTACCCACAAGATGCGCCTGCCCACATCGCTCGGATGATTGAAGCGGGATTATTGAATCTTCGCGTCTTCCAACCAAAGACCTATCCGCTTTCTCTCATCAACGAGGCGATTACGACGGCTTCCAATTGCAAAGGACTGGACTACTGTATTTTACAGCCTCAATCGTCACTTGAGCGCATATGA
- a CDS encoding thioredoxin family protein: MTGMQTLTMELSDIPNTKEQFYRNYEAFHWSHESDQRFFAGVAENSGMHCLILCTDWCPDVIWNVPVLFRVLEQAVIPTEVLVMEEHQETMDLFLVDGGRPQPIAVLLDKSGDVVGQWGARPAYIQSVMDKFRRNHPDRQSPNYQAAISDVYREIGQLYHDVDRYQDAMIAELRALFTDVVS, from the coding sequence ATGACTGGCATGCAAACCCTGACGATGGAACTGAGCGATATTCCGAACACAAAAGAGCAGTTTTACCGAAACTATGAGGCATTTCACTGGAGCCACGAGAGCGACCAACGGTTTTTCGCGGGAGTTGCCGAGAACTCAGGAATGCATTGTCTCATCCTCTGTACAGATTGGTGTCCTGATGTCATCTGGAATGTACCCGTCCTATTTCGTGTTTTGGAACAAGCCGTGATTCCAACGGAAGTCTTGGTGATGGAGGAACATCAAGAGACCATGGACCTGTTTTTAGTCGATGGCGGGAGGCCACAACCTATCGCAGTGTTGTTAGACAAAAGCGGTGACGTTGTCGGTCAGTGGGGTGCTCGTCCGGCATATATTCAGTCCGTTATGGACAAGTTTCGGCGAAATCACCCAGACCGACAGTCTCCAAATTATCAGGCGGCTATCTCTGATGTGTACCGCGAGATTGGTCAACTCTATCACGACGTAGACCGTTATCAAGATGCGATGATTGCGGAGCTACGTGCTCTGTTTACGGATGTCGTGTCATGA
- a CDS encoding MBL fold metallo-hydrolase, translating into MLELEANVFGQRIIIHPTVIHDDKTAMLVDAGFPGQTAELHNAMQLAGVDPHRLRKVMITHQDLDHIGGLPHLLLQSSFPITVLASELEKPFIQGERPLLKYTAEVIESVAQSMPAELADNVRRSLQTVRDNPPKALVDQTVVDGDALSDFGGIVVIETPGHTPGHVSLYHKPSRTLIAGDAMRVEFGELLGPDPKATLDMETAAASLVKFKHFDIQAVICYHGGLIRHQVNHRIAELCGYLGGGPFA; encoded by the coding sequence ATGCTTGAACTTGAGGCCAATGTTTTTGGACAGAGGATTATCATTCATCCCACCGTTATCCATGACGACAAGACTGCGATGTTAGTGGATGCAGGATTCCCTGGGCAGACGGCTGAGCTTCACAACGCCATGCAACTGGCGGGCGTAGACCCACATCGTTTACGTAAAGTCATGATTACGCATCAGGATTTGGACCATATTGGCGGTTTGCCTCACCTTCTGCTTCAATCTTCTTTCCCTATCACAGTACTCGCGAGTGAACTTGAGAAACCATTCATTCAGGGTGAAAGGCCATTGCTTAAATATACGGCCGAAGTCATTGAAAGCGTGGCACAATCTATGCCTGCAGAGCTTGCCGACAATGTCCGCAGGTCACTTCAAACCGTAAGGGACAATCCTCCGAAGGCTCTTGTGGACCAGACGGTCGTAGATGGGGATGCGTTGTCTGATTTCGGTGGAATTGTCGTCATTGAGACACCTGGGCACACTCCGGGACACGTCTCGCTGTATCATAAACCGTCGCGAACACTCATCGCTGGCGATGCCATGCGCGTCGAATTTGGAGAACTCCTCGGACCTGACCCCAAGGCAACGCTTGACATGGAGACGGCGGCAGCATCATTGGTGAAATTCAAACATTTCGACATTCAGGCAGTCATCTGTTATCACGGCGGCTTGATACGGCATCAAGTGAACCATCGTATCGCGGAGCTATGCGGATATCTAGGTGGTGGGCCTTTTGCTTAA
- a CDS encoding PLP-dependent aminotransferase family protein, giving the protein MMEFIFTFDDGKKIPYYHQLYQFVRQEIESGRTIAGTRLPSIRNLSDSLAVSKTTVEQAYQQLIAEGYIGSAARVGYFSLPQEHTFARPDVHHPQDLQNQISRWNNIDIDFHPARVDVEYFPFSTLRKISHAVWNTFDHTTLDYGDPLGERGLRTQIARYLLQSRGVVCSPDQVVVGSGIQYSLQLLVGLLGIHNMHVAMEYPGYDRVRSIFAQLQVPIDPIPLESDGIDVKSLSSSTANVAYVTPSHQYPQGMVMSYSKRMQLLEWAKAHKGFIIEDDYDGEFRYGERPIPALQGLDTDERVIYIGTFSKALAPSFRMNHMVLPSSLLKKFINQPHYVDSPVSRFQQLLIEKFMEMGHFERHIRRTRRVYRHKHAVLLQSIRSELGSYATVKGYGAGLHVSIELCTDYSQAELIERAASAGVSVYFSSEVSIAGDAPSVNIILGFGGLSAEQITDGIRRLRSCWFSSDH; this is encoded by the coding sequence ATGATGGAATTCATTTTTACATTCGATGACGGGAAGAAAATCCCATATTATCATCAGCTTTATCAGTTCGTTCGTCAAGAGATTGAGTCGGGACGTACGATTGCAGGGACGCGTCTACCGTCAATACGCAACTTGTCGGATTCCTTAGCGGTCAGCAAGACAACGGTGGAACAGGCGTACCAGCAGTTAATTGCAGAGGGGTACATCGGCAGTGCGGCCCGAGTCGGTTACTTTTCGTTGCCGCAGGAACACACTTTTGCCCGTCCAGACGTACACCACCCGCAAGACCTTCAAAATCAGATATCGAGATGGAACAACATCGATATTGATTTCCACCCGGCACGGGTTGATGTCGAGTATTTTCCGTTTTCGACGTTACGAAAGATTAGTCACGCCGTGTGGAACACGTTTGACCACACTACGCTTGATTATGGGGATCCGCTTGGAGAGAGAGGATTACGTACACAAATTGCCCGGTACTTGCTGCAATCGAGAGGGGTGGTTTGCAGCCCAGACCAAGTTGTTGTCGGAAGTGGCATCCAGTATTCGCTTCAGCTTTTGGTGGGGTTGCTTGGAATCCACAACATGCACGTGGCCATGGAGTATCCAGGTTATGACCGTGTCCGCTCGATTTTTGCGCAACTCCAAGTACCGATAGACCCTATTCCGTTAGAATCAGACGGAATCGATGTGAAGTCCCTCTCTTCCAGCACAGCAAATGTGGCCTACGTGACCCCTTCCCATCAGTACCCGCAAGGTATGGTGATGTCGTATTCCAAACGCATGCAGTTGCTTGAGTGGGCGAAAGCTCACAAAGGTTTCATTATCGAGGATGACTATGACGGGGAGTTTCGTTACGGTGAACGGCCGATTCCTGCTTTGCAGGGGTTGGACACCGACGAACGTGTCATCTATATTGGCACGTTTTCTAAAGCCCTTGCACCATCCTTTCGGATGAATCACATGGTGTTACCATCCTCTCTTCTAAAAAAGTTCATTAATCAACCGCATTACGTCGATTCGCCGGTCTCTCGGTTTCAGCAACTGTTGATTGAGAAATTCATGGAGATGGGACACTTCGAAAGGCACATTCGCAGAACTCGGAGAGTCTATCGACACAAACATGCAGTATTGCTGCAATCTATACGATCAGAATTAGGGTCCTATGCCACAGTCAAGGGGTATGGTGCTGGATTACACGTCTCCATAGAGCTTTGCACGGATTATTCACAGGCGGAATTAATCGAGCGTGCAGCGTCTGCAGGCGTCAGCGTGTATTTCTCGTCCGAGGTCTCGATTGCGGGTGATGCACCATCAGTCAACATCATTCTCGGATTTGGCGGCCTCAGCGCGGAACAAATAACCGATGGTATCCGACGGTTGCGTTCCTGTTGGTTCTCATCTGACCATTAA
- a CDS encoding SDR family NAD(P)-dependent oxidoreductase, which yields MNTLQNQVVLVTGSTDGIGKQSAIQLAQMGATVLVHGRSKEKCETVVKEICKRTGNEKVRYYVADFASLSEVRRVAQEIIHRETQLNVLINNAGIGSGKLSNKQRALSQDGYELRLAVNYLAPFLLTHLLLPLLKSSAPAQVINVASVGQQSIDLDNIMLSRNYDPFVAYKQSKLALIAFTFHLAERMISEHVSVNCIHPGSLLNTKMVRESIPVALGSAKSGAHSIIHLVMATEQNALTGRYFDQKNESKAHHQTYDRNFRERLWQLSEHLVGLQ from the coding sequence ATGAACACACTACAGAATCAGGTCGTGCTTGTGACCGGTTCCACAGACGGCATTGGTAAGCAATCGGCCATCCAACTTGCGCAAATGGGGGCCACAGTTCTCGTACACGGACGAAGCAAAGAGAAATGCGAAACAGTCGTAAAGGAGATTTGCAAACGGACAGGCAATGAGAAAGTTCGTTATTATGTGGCAGACTTCGCGTCACTCTCCGAAGTTCGCCGTGTTGCGCAAGAAATCATCCACCGCGAGACTCAACTCAACGTATTGATAAACAATGCCGGCATAGGCTCGGGAAAGCTGAGCAATAAGCAAAGGGCCTTGAGCCAAGATGGCTATGAACTTCGCTTGGCAGTCAATTACCTGGCTCCGTTTTTGCTGACACACTTGCTACTGCCATTGCTGAAGAGTTCCGCACCAGCCCAAGTTATCAATGTCGCCTCGGTCGGTCAGCAGTCTATCGACCTGGACAATATCATGCTCTCGCGCAATTATGACCCATTTGTCGCCTATAAGCAGAGTAAACTGGCTCTTATCGCGTTTACGTTTCATCTCGCTGAACGGATGATCTCTGAACACGTAAGTGTGAACTGTATTCATCCGGGGTCATTACTGAATACCAAGATGGTTCGAGAAAGTATTCCGGTTGCTCTTGGCAGTGCCAAATCCGGTGCACATTCCATTATCCATCTCGTCATGGCCACCGAACAGAACGCACTTACAGGCCGATACTTCGACCAAAAAAACGAGTCGAAAGCACACCACCAAACGTACGACCGTAATTTTCGTGAGAGACTGTGGCAATTGAGCGAGCACCTTGTGGGACTGCAATAG